A region of Cellulophaga sp. RHA19 DNA encodes the following proteins:
- the pseI gene encoding pseudaminic acid synthase: MKIGNRTIGGKNPCFIIAELSANHNGDLKVAIETIRAAKKTGADAIKLQTYTPDTLTINCDNEHFKIEGGTLWDGKTLYELYGEAYTPWEWHKQLFDVAEEEGLICFSSPFDFTAVDFLEELNVPAYKIASFEIQDIPLIEYAASKGKPIIMSTGIADEADIQLAVDTCRKVGNNDIILLKCTSSYPAPLELANLKTIPDIKERFGVEVGFSDHTYGSLAPTVARTLGATVIEKHFILDKSIGGPDADFSLDVEEFTRLVNKVRDTERLLGQVSYEISEKVKSNRKFARSLFIVEDVKKGDILTKENVRSIRPGYGMHPKHYKEILGKTFSKNIERGTPLEDSFLNLTE; this comes from the coding sequence ATGAAAATAGGAAATAGAACTATCGGCGGGAAAAATCCATGTTTTATAATTGCAGAATTATCAGCAAATCATAATGGTGATTTAAAAGTTGCGATCGAAACTATTAGGGCCGCAAAAAAAACGGGAGCAGATGCGATTAAGCTGCAAACTTATACTCCAGATACACTAACCATAAATTGCGATAATGAACACTTTAAAATTGAAGGTGGTACACTATGGGATGGAAAAACCTTATACGAACTTTACGGGGAGGCATATACGCCATGGGAATGGCACAAACAACTTTTTGACGTAGCAGAGGAGGAAGGATTAATTTGTTTTTCTTCACCTTTTGATTTTACTGCAGTAGATTTTCTTGAAGAATTAAATGTGCCAGCTTATAAAATTGCATCTTTTGAAATTCAAGATATTCCACTTATAGAATATGCTGCTTCAAAAGGAAAACCAATAATAATGTCTACTGGAATTGCTGATGAAGCAGATATTCAGTTAGCAGTAGATACTTGTAGAAAAGTAGGGAATAATGATATTATTTTACTAAAATGCACATCGTCTTATCCTGCACCTTTAGAGTTAGCAAATTTAAAAACTATACCAGATATAAAAGAGCGTTTTGGAGTTGAGGTTGGTTTTAGCGATCACACATATGGCTCTTTAGCGCCTACAGTAGCAAGGACTTTAGGAGCAACAGTTATAGAGAAACATTTTATTTTAGATAAATCTATTGGAGGTCCAGACGCAGATTTTTCGCTAGATGTAGAAGAGTTTACAAGGTTAGTGAATAAAGTACGAGATACAGAAAGGCTATTAGGGCAAGTATCGTACGAAATATCTGAAAAAGTGAAAAGCAATAGAAAGTTTGCACGATCTCTTTTTATAGTTGAAGACGTAAAAAAAGGAGATATTCTCACAAAAGAGAATGTTCGATCAATACGCCCTGGTTATGGTATGCATCCTAAACATTATAAGGAGATTCTAGGTAAAACGTTTTCAAAAAACATTGAACGGGGTACACCTTTAGAAGATAGTTTTTTAAATTTAACAGAGTAA
- a CDS encoding methionyl-tRNA formyltransferase: MLAIGVLCSGGLGLDTLSKIAKDHTIQFILTDSKSDGIIDFATKNNITFYAGNPRKGKGYNFITDFSVDVIASINYLFLIEEDIINYSRLLTFNIHGSLLPKYRGRTPHVWAIINGEEKAGITAHIIDSGCDTGQIIHQIEMPIEAEDTGAIMLKKYAKAYYPLVKKVLSDVLNNKLNLTNQNEKEATYFGKRTPKDGEINWNWTKEAIRNWVRAQAEPYPGAFTFYNNQKIIIDKVSFSNEKTSCDQDTGEIIRLKPSVVVKTKNGALNVDKIRTENCTFELGKTFGNENRK; this comes from the coding sequence ATGTTAGCAATAGGCGTACTTTGCAGTGGCGGATTAGGATTAGATACATTGTCCAAAATAGCAAAAGATCATACTATCCAATTTATTTTAACGGATAGTAAGTCAGATGGGATTATAGATTTTGCAACTAAAAATAATATTACATTTTACGCTGGTAACCCAAGAAAAGGAAAAGGTTATAATTTCATAACAGATTTTAGTGTTGATGTAATTGCATCAATTAATTATTTATTTTTAATTGAAGAAGATATTATAAATTACTCTAGGCTATTAACCTTTAACATTCATGGATCACTATTACCCAAATATAGAGGAAGAACTCCACATGTATGGGCAATAATAAATGGCGAAGAAAAAGCAGGAATTACTGCCCATATTATTGATTCAGGTTGTGACACTGGTCAAATAATACATCAAATAGAAATGCCAATAGAAGCAGAAGATACAGGTGCAATAATGCTCAAAAAATACGCAAAAGCGTATTATCCATTAGTGAAAAAAGTTTTATCTGATGTTTTAAATAATAAGTTAAATTTAACTAACCAAAACGAAAAAGAAGCAACTTACTTTGGAAAACGTACTCCCAAAGATGGAGAAATAAATTGGAATTGGACTAAAGAAGCAATTCGCAATTGGGTAAGAGCTCAAGCAGAACCATATCCGGGAGCATTTACTTTTTATAATAATCAAAAAATAATAATAGATAAAGTGTCATTTTCAAATGAGAAAACGTCTTGCGACCAAGATACGGGAGAAATTATTCGACTTAAACCTTCTGTTGTTGTTAAAACCAAAAATGGTGCACTTAACGTAGATAAAATAAGAACTGAAAATTGTACTTTTGAATTAGGAAAAACATTTGGAAATGAAAATAGGAAATAG
- the pseG gene encoding UDP-2,4-diacetamido-2,4,6-trideoxy-beta-L-altropyranose hydrolase, giving the protein MTKKIIFRADGSSTTGLGHLYRLFSLVEIVKDTFEFVFLTHETSTVSVIPTNYNKEVIPENIKTEDEPEWLAVNYSPQEYIIIADGYQFISSYQREMKQKGYSLMYIDDLSKEHMYADVVINHSPYIHDIDYKKEAYTKLALGTKYALLRPLFLKEAKKNRVINVIDSVFVCFGGADPFNLSLKAVESLLKISNFKNIHVVLGAAYKHKEIFYLEEKHSGKIKTYRNLSEEDLIKTMQLCNFAIVPASTILYELSCVKMPILSGFYVDNQELIYKGFASNEAIYKGENMKNKQVCDFISNIDAIIKDQKFNIQIEAQKVLFDNKIASRHLHLIKELC; this is encoded by the coding sequence ATGACTAAGAAAATAATCTTTAGAGCAGATGGAAGCTCCACAACTGGATTAGGTCATTTATACAGATTATTTAGTCTTGTAGAAATTGTTAAAGATACTTTTGAGTTTGTTTTTTTAACACACGAAACTTCAACAGTTTCAGTTATTCCTACAAATTATAATAAAGAAGTTATACCGGAAAACATTAAAACGGAAGATGAACCAGAATGGTTAGCAGTAAATTATTCACCTCAAGAATATATCATAATTGCCGATGGATATCAATTTATATCGTCTTATCAAAGGGAAATGAAGCAAAAAGGCTATAGTTTAATGTATATTGATGATTTATCTAAAGAACATATGTATGCAGACGTGGTTATAAATCATTCACCTTATATTCACGATATAGATTATAAAAAAGAAGCATACACAAAGCTGGCGTTAGGGACTAAATACGCGTTATTGAGACCACTTTTTTTAAAAGAAGCTAAAAAGAATAGAGTGATAAACGTAATTGATAGCGTATTTGTATGTTTTGGCGGTGCAGATCCTTTTAATTTAAGCTTGAAAGCTGTCGAATCGCTTTTAAAAATTTCTAATTTTAAAAATATACACGTTGTTTTAGGAGCTGCATATAAACATAAAGAAATTTTTTATTTAGAAGAAAAACATTCTGGTAAAATAAAAACATATAGAAATCTTAGTGAAGAAGATTTAATAAAAACTATGCAACTATGTAATTTTGCAATTGTACCAGCCAGTACTATTTTATATGAACTTTCCTGTGTTAAAATGCCAATTCTTAGCGGTTTTTATGTAGATAATCAAGAGTTGATTTACAAGGGTTTTGCAAGTAATGAAGCTATTTATAAAGGCGAAAATATGAAAAACAAACAGGTTTGTGATTTTATAAGTAATATAGATGCAATTATAAAAGACCAGAAATTTAATATTCAAATTGAAGCACAAAAGGTTCTGTTTGATAATAAAATTGCCTCCAGGCATTTACACTTAATAAAAGAACTATGTTAG
- the pseF gene encoding pseudaminic acid cytidylyltransferase, with translation MANLAIIPARGGSKRIPRKNIKVFLGKPIIAYSIEAAIQSNLFDEVMVSTDDEEIAQIAKEYGATVPFLRSKNNANDFAVLADVVQEVVSKYKENNKNFDNICCILPTAPFVTSKKINEAYTTFIDNNFDSVFPVLEFSFPIQRSLKIEADKVAMVWSEHLNTRSQDLESRYHDSGQFYWLKSTSFNNNKKLFTDNSGAIIISELEAQDIDTETDWKLAEIKYKLLLND, from the coding sequence ATGGCTAATTTAGCAATCATACCGGCAAGAGGAGGAAGCAAACGAATCCCAAGAAAGAATATCAAAGTTTTTTTGGGCAAACCTATTATCGCCTATTCAATAGAAGCCGCGATACAAAGTAATTTGTTTGATGAGGTTATGGTATCTACAGATGACGAGGAAATTGCACAAATAGCTAAAGAATATGGAGCAACAGTTCCGTTTTTGAGAAGTAAAAATAATGCTAACGATTTTGCTGTTTTAGCAGATGTAGTTCAAGAAGTTGTAAGTAAATACAAAGAGAACAACAAGAATTTTGATAATATCTGCTGTATACTACCAACGGCACCTTTTGTAACTTCCAAAAAAATTAATGAAGCATATACCACATTTATAGACAATAATTTTGATAGTGTTTTTCCTGTATTAGAATTTTCCTTTCCTATACAACGTTCTCTAAAAATAGAAGCAGATAAAGTAGCTATGGTTTGGAGTGAACACTTAAATACGCGTTCGCAGGATTTAGAGTCTAGATACCACGATTCTGGTCAGTTTTACTGGTTAAAATCTACATCTTTTAATAATAATAAAAAGTTATTTACAGATAACTCTGGAGCTATAATTATTTCAGAACTAGAAGCCCAAGATATTGATACTGAAACGGATTGGAAACTAGCAGAAATTAAATATAAACTCCTACTTAATGACTAA
- the pseC gene encoding UDP-4-amino-4,6-dideoxy-N-acetyl-beta-L-altrosamine transaminase has product MKSIPYGRQNIEKDDIDAVVKTLTADFLTQGPKVKEFEEKFAAYVGTKYSVAVNNATSGLHLAVLALGLKEGERVITTPITFAASANCIRYAGGEVWFADIDSDSYVLSLESTKKLIESKPKGFFKGIIPVDFAGLPVDLELFKKLADEHGLWIIEDACHAPGGYFTDSKGVKQMCGNGNYADIAVFSFHPVKHIACGEGGMVTTNSEELYKKLASLRTHGITKENMAENHGLWYYEMQELGFNYRLTDIQSALGITQLAKNKAGVARRNEIASAYKEAFKGIIKYQNLRQDVLNAHHLFVIEVDDRKGLYNYLREHNIFSQIHYIPVHTLPYYKKIGYNEANLDNSEHYYSKCISLPMYPSLKDEEQAFVIEKVLTYING; this is encoded by the coding sequence ATGAAATCTATACCATACGGAAGACAAAACATAGAAAAAGATGATATTGATGCTGTCGTTAAAACGCTTACTGCAGATTTTTTAACTCAAGGACCAAAGGTTAAAGAGTTTGAAGAGAAATTTGCAGCATATGTTGGAACTAAGTATTCAGTAGCGGTAAATAATGCTACTTCTGGTTTACATTTAGCAGTTTTAGCTTTAGGTTTAAAAGAAGGAGAACGTGTTATTACAACTCCAATTACTTTTGCAGCATCGGCTAATTGTATTAGGTATGCAGGAGGAGAAGTTTGGTTTGCAGATATAGACTCAGACTCGTATGTATTATCTTTAGAGAGCACTAAAAAACTTATTGAAAGTAAGCCTAAAGGTTTTTTTAAAGGTATTATACCAGTTGATTTTGCAGGGTTACCTGTAGATTTAGAACTATTTAAGAAATTAGCTGATGAACACGGTTTATGGATAATTGAAGATGCTTGTCATGCGCCAGGAGGATACTTTACGGACTCTAAGGGGGTGAAACAAATGTGTGGAAATGGTAATTACGCAGATATTGCTGTATTTTCTTTTCATCCTGTAAAGCATATTGCTTGTGGTGAAGGCGGAATGGTAACAACAAACTCTGAAGAATTATATAAAAAACTAGCATCACTTAGAACACACGGAATAACCAAAGAAAATATGGCTGAAAACCATGGGCTTTGGTATTATGAGATGCAAGAACTCGGTTTTAACTATAGATTAACTGATATTCAATCTGCTCTTGGGATTACACAACTTGCTAAGAACAAAGCAGGAGTAGCCAGAAGAAACGAGATAGCGAGTGCTTATAAAGAAGCCTTTAAAGGAATAATCAAGTATCAAAACTTGCGTCAAGACGTTTTAAATGCACACCACTTATTTGTTATTGAAGTTGATGATAGAAAAGGTTTATATAATTACTTGAGAGAGCATAACATTTTTTCTCAAATACATTATATACCTGTACATACGCTGCCTTATTATAAGAAAATAGGATACAATGAGGCTAATTTAGATAATTCTGAACATTATTACTCTAAATGTATTAGTTTACCAATGTACCCTAGCTTAAAAGATGAGGAACAGGCTTTTGTTATCGAAAAAGTATTAACTTATATTAATGGCTAA
- the pseB gene encoding UDP-N-acetylglucosamine 4,6-dehydratase (inverting), protein MNFKEKSLLITGGTGSLGKALTSHILSKHAEIRRLIIFSRDEQKQFQMAQEFPVSKFPQIRFFIGDVRDKDRLIRAFKGVDYVIHAAAMKHVHLAEYNPEECIKTNVGGAQNVVDACFETNVERVVALSTDKACAPINLYGATKLTSDKLFVAANNIKGDSLIRFSVVRYGNVMGSNGSVIPFFINKKNKEGKLPITDPKMTRFNISLQGGVDMVMHALENAWGGEIFVPKIPSYRIMDVAQAIGPNCEKPVVGIRPGEKVHEEMITPSDSFYTYDLGKYYVIIPATHKWKIDDFKTTFNAEKVSEGFSYNSGDNEQWETIESLRGLIIEHVDPNFIA, encoded by the coding sequence ATGAACTTTAAAGAAAAATCATTATTAATTACAGGAGGTACGGGCTCTTTAGGTAAAGCGCTAACCAGTCATATTTTAAGTAAACATGCAGAAATAAGAAGATTGATTATTTTTTCTCGCGATGAACAAAAACAATTCCAAATGGCTCAGGAGTTCCCTGTTTCAAAATTCCCTCAAATTAGGTTTTTTATTGGAGATGTTAGAGATAAGGATAGATTGATCCGAGCTTTTAAAGGCGTTGATTATGTTATTCACGCGGCAGCTATGAAGCATGTTCATTTAGCTGAATATAACCCTGAAGAATGTATAAAAACAAATGTTGGTGGGGCTCAAAATGTAGTTGATGCGTGCTTTGAAACTAATGTAGAGAGGGTTGTGGCCCTATCTACAGATAAAGCTTGTGCTCCGATAAATTTATATGGAGCTACAAAATTAACTTCGGATAAACTCTTTGTTGCAGCAAATAATATTAAAGGAGATAGTCTTATTAGGTTTTCAGTAGTTCGCTATGGGAATGTAATGGGTTCTAATGGTTCTGTTATTCCTTTTTTTATTAACAAAAAGAATAAGGAAGGGAAACTTCCTATTACTGACCCTAAAATGACTCGTTTTAATATTTCTTTGCAAGGTGGTGTTGATATGGTTATGCATGCGTTGGAAAATGCTTGGGGAGGAGAAATTTTTGTTCCAAAAATACCGTCTTATAGGATTATGGATGTTGCTCAGGCAATAGGCCCTAATTGTGAAAAACCAGTAGTTGGTATTAGGCCAGGAGAAAAAGTACATGAAGAAATGATTACACCTTCAGATTCTTTTTATACTTACGATTTAGGGAAGTATTATGTTATTATTCCGGCAACCCACAAATGGAAAATAGATGATTTTAAGACAACTTTTAATGCGGAAAAGGTATCTGAGGGTTTTAGTTATAATTCTGGAGATAATGAACAATGGGAGACCATAGAAAGTTTAAGGGGATTAATAATAGAACATGTAGACCCTAATTTTATAGCATAA
- the rfbD gene encoding dTDP-4-dehydrorhamnose reductase: MSNKTLKILVTGANGQLGKCIYDVAKGYPEYSFHFKSSKDLDITDNEALQKLFIKEKYNYCINSAAYTAVDKAESNKEAAFLVNAKAVKFLAEVCKKTETTFIHISTDFVFDGTKTSPYTETDTPNPINVYGESKLKGEEYIQEILSEYFIIRTSWVYSEYGNNFVKTMLRLGKEREELSVVNDQIGSPTYAGDLANVILKIIETRSVNYGLYHYSNEGEISWFDFAKEIFRINNINIKLSPIKSEEYPTPAKRPNNSVMVNKKAMEQLDLIVYDMLESLTKNLKNK, translated from the coding sequence ATGTCTAATAAAACTTTAAAAATATTAGTTACAGGTGCAAATGGTCAATTAGGTAAGTGTATCTATGATGTTGCTAAAGGTTACCCTGAATATAGTTTTCATTTTAAATCTTCAAAAGATTTAGATATTACGGATAATGAAGCGCTTCAAAAACTATTTATAAAAGAGAAATATAATTATTGCATTAACAGTGCTGCGTATACGGCAGTAGATAAAGCGGAGAGTAATAAAGAAGCCGCTTTTTTAGTTAATGCGAAAGCTGTTAAGTTTTTAGCTGAAGTTTGTAAAAAAACAGAAACTACTTTTATTCACATTTCTACTGATTTTGTTTTTGATGGAACAAAAACATCACCTTACACAGAAACGGATACGCCAAACCCCATAAATGTTTATGGAGAATCTAAATTAAAGGGAGAGGAATATATACAAGAGATATTAAGTGAGTATTTTATAATTAGAACTTCATGGGTTTACTCTGAATATGGTAATAATTTTGTGAAGACAATGTTGCGTTTAGGTAAGGAAAGAGAAGAATTAAGTGTTGTAAATGACCAAATTGGATCGCCAACATATGCAGGAGATTTAGCTAATGTTATTTTAAAAATTATTGAGACTAGATCTGTAAATTACGGATTGTATCATTATAGTAATGAGGGAGAAATAAGTTGGTTTGATTTTGCGAAAGAAATTTTTAGAATTAATAATATAAATATTAAACTTTCTCCTATCAAATCAGAAGAATACCCTACTCCAGCTAAGAGACCAAATAATAGCGTAATGGTAAATAAAAAAGCTATGGAGCAATTAGATTTAATTGTTTATGATATGTTGGAATCGTTAACTAAAAATTTAAAAAATAAATGA
- the rfbC gene encoding dTDP-4-dehydrorhamnose 3,5-epimerase: MKITKTNLDGCLVLEPTVFNDDRGYFFESFNVNRFDDAVGHKINFVQDNQSFSSKGVVRALHYQLGEYAQAKLVRVLNGVVLDVAVDLREGSKTFGKHFSIELSAENKKQLFIPRGFAHGFSVLSDTAEFFYKCDNYYNKQAEGGIIYSDSTLNIDWKLHKEQIKVSEKDLELPTLKNAKL, encoded by the coding sequence ATGAAAATTACAAAGACTAATTTAGATGGTTGCTTAGTTTTAGAGCCAACAGTTTTTAATGATGATAGAGGTTATTTTTTTGAGAGTTTTAATGTTAATCGATTTGATGATGCAGTAGGTCATAAAATCAACTTTGTACAGGATAATCAATCTTTTTCCTCTAAAGGCGTTGTAAGAGCGTTACATTATCAATTAGGGGAATATGCTCAAGCAAAACTTGTACGTGTGCTAAACGGAGTTGTTTTGGACGTAGCGGTTGATTTGAGAGAAGGTTCTAAGACTTTTGGAAAACATTTCTCAATAGAATTATCAGCAGAAAATAAAAAACAATTGTTTATTCCTAGGGGATTTGCACACGGTTTTTCTGTATTAAGTGATACTGCAGAGTTTTTTTATAAATGTGATAATTATTATAACAAGCAAGCAGAGGGAGGTATAATATACAGTGATTCAACTTTAAATATTGATTGGAAGCTCCATAAAGAGCAAATTAAAGTTTCAGAAAAAGATTTAGAATTACCAACATTAAAAAATGCAAAACTTTAG
- a CDS encoding nucleotide sugar dehydrogenase: MSIIAQKCPEIEITVVDLNQKRIDQWNDADVSNIPIYEPGLSNVVAEARGRNLFFDTDIDKAIDEADMIFISVNTPTKTYGKGKGMAADLKYIELCARQIARVATSDKIVVEKSTLPVRTAQAIKNILDHTGNDVNFEILSNPEFLAEGTAVSDLTNPDRVLIGGQQETEKGKQAVKALVDVYAHWVPKDKILTTNLWSSELSKLTANAFLAQRVSSINAMSELCEITGADVDEVAKAIGMDSRIGPKFLKSSVGFGGSCFQKDILNLVYIAKSYGLSEVADYWEQVILLNDHQKRRFAHNIVKTLYNTVSDKKITFLGWAFKKDTNDTRESPAIYVAEELLLEQAKISVWDPKVKDVQIYTDINALGSIEADEVNNRLDVSGNAYEACKDSHAIAILTEWEEFSIYDWQRIYDNMHKPAFVFDGRGVLDKNKLQEIGFVYYRIGEGNL, translated from the coding sequence ATGTCTATTATAGCTCAAAAATGTCCAGAAATAGAGATTACAGTTGTCGATTTAAATCAGAAACGAATAGATCAATGGAATGATGCAGATGTATCTAATATTCCTATTTATGAACCTGGTTTGTCCAATGTAGTTGCTGAGGCAAGAGGAAGAAACTTGTTTTTTGACACAGACATTGATAAAGCTATTGACGAGGCAGATATGATTTTTATTTCTGTAAACACACCAACAAAAACCTATGGTAAGGGTAAAGGTATGGCGGCCGATTTAAAATATATTGAATTGTGTGCAAGGCAAATAGCACGCGTAGCTACGTCTGATAAAATTGTGGTTGAAAAGTCGACCTTACCTGTTAGAACAGCGCAAGCAATTAAAAATATATTAGACCACACTGGTAACGATGTTAATTTTGAAATACTCTCAAATCCTGAGTTTTTAGCGGAAGGGACGGCTGTTTCAGATTTAACCAATCCAGATAGAGTTTTAATAGGAGGACAACAAGAAACTGAAAAAGGAAAACAAGCAGTAAAAGCTTTGGTAGATGTTTATGCTCACTGGGTGCCTAAAGATAAAATTTTAACAACCAACTTATGGTCTTCAGAATTATCTAAACTAACAGCAAACGCCTTTTTAGCACAACGAGTGTCTTCTATAAATGCAATGAGTGAGCTATGTGAAATTACAGGGGCAGATGTAGATGAAGTCGCTAAGGCAATAGGAATGGATAGTCGTATTGGCCCAAAATTTCTAAAATCGTCAGTCGGTTTTGGTGGTTCTTGTTTTCAGAAAGATATTTTAAACTTGGTATATATAGCCAAATCTTATGGTTTAAGCGAAGTAGCAGATTATTGGGAGCAAGTAATTCTATTAAATGACCATCAAAAAAGAAGGTTTGCACATAATATTGTTAAAACACTTTATAACACAGTTTCAGATAAGAAAATTACGTTTTTGGGCTGGGCATTTAAAAAAGATACAAACGACACTAGAGAGTCTCCTGCAATATACGTTGCAGAGGAATTATTGTTAGAACAAGCCAAAATATCAGTTTGGGACCCTAAGGTAAAAGATGTGCAAATTTATACAGATATTAATGCATTAGGTTCTATTGAAGCCGATGAGGTAAATAATAGGTTAGACGTCAGTGGTAATGCATATGAAGCTTGTAAAGACTCGCACGCTATTGCTATTTTAACAGAATGGGAAGAGTTTAGCATCTATGATTGGCAACGTATTTATGATAATATGCACAAACCAGCCTTTGTTTTTGACGGTAGAGGTGTTTTAGATAAAAATAAACTTCAGGAAATTGGTTTTGTGTATTACAGAATAGGAGAGGGCAACCTTTAA